Part of the Moraxella ovis genome is shown below.
GCAATGCTTTAAAAACTAATATTATCAAATTACCAATGCAATATTAAACAATGTTGCATTGGTACTGAATTTTCAACACCGCAAAAGTTATGGATAAATATGAAAAAACATATAACACTCTTTTTATTGTTTTTATCTGTTACCGCCCACGCCGACCTACCCCTTACAGTAGAAGATATCTTGGCGGATAAAAGTTGCTGAATAATAAATACAGAACTAAAAGTAATGAATTGTTAACCAGTAAAAATCACAAAAGGTGTTTGACAAAGCAAAAAAATTACCATAATATCATGCAGGTACAGCACAACTGTACTTTAACACCAAGTCTTGCTGACGGTTGGGATTTGTAATTTAAGGAAGAATATTGTGAAAAAATTGTCAATCCTAGCACTTACTGCCACTATCGCCACCGCCCCTGTTTTTGCAGAAGTGACTCTTCATCAAACCACACTAAGTGTAGAATTATCCACTCAACCAACCCAAGCAACCGACCTATCGTTTGCTTTTGATGATGTGGAAAATCTACAAGCCATTGTCATGACCGATAAGGAGATGGCGGAGACGGAGGGGGCGGTGGCAAATTTTGCTATTGGTAGCATAATGGGGGGACTAGGCGGTCATTATGGCTACTTGGCAAGCTCTGTTGCTAGCGGCACGCACAATAAATATGCACACTTAGCTGCTATTACAACTGGAGCAGGAGCTGGTGCAATGAGTCCTGTTGTGGGAGCAACTGCTATGGTCAACGGCATGAGAGGGGTTGCTGTCGGTGCCGTAGTGGGTGGCGTTAACGGTTATGCTAGCACCCTTGGCACCACTCACAACATCCGCTAAACCAAATGATACAATAACCACACTGTCAACTATCGGCAGTATGTGTTATGCGACCAATACCAGTATGCTAACCATTTACATAATCGCCACTATTGGGTTATTTTTAGGTTGGGCAAGAAATATCCCCAAAATACAGCAAAATTTTTGGCTCGACAACATTTTGCTAGCATTAGCAATCACTATTCTTACATGGTGTTGTATAAACATCACTAAAATGTTAAACAACATGACGAGCGACAACTTGGCTTTTACTCATATTATTATCTACATTTTTTATATGATTGCTATGAATATAGTTTTTTGTTATGCAACCAAAAAAATATCAAAAAACCGATAACCAACACCAAGATGATAATCTCTCACCATCATCATCTTAGCATGGTTATCGGCTATCAGCATGAACTGATAGTTTTTTACAATCTCAAAACATAGGAAAATGTTATGAAAAAACTCTCAATCCTAGCACTAAGTGCTACCGTAGCCATCGCACCTGCATTTGCAGAGACGACTGCTTATTATAACACACCGAGTGTAGAATTATCTACCCAAACTGCTGATTTGTCTTTTGCGTTTGATGATGTAGAAAATCTGCAAACAAAAGAGATGACACTTACAGAAATTCAAGAGACGGAGGGGGCTTGGGTTGCCAATGCTGTTGGTGCAGGCTTTGGTGGTTTGACAGGGCATTTTGCTTATATGGGTAGTGTTGCCGCTAGCGGTCAATATAATTTTGGACATCATGTGGCTGCAGTTGGAACTGGGGCAGGATTAGGTTTTGTTAGTCCGGTTAGTGCAGCAGGAAGAGCAATTGCAATGAGTGCAGGAACTAAAATTGCTACCAATACTGCCATCAGCTTGGGCGGTCCAACAGCAGGCGTTGTTTTAGGCAACAGATTTAAAACATTAAATGTTAAATAATGGTCTTAAAACTCATACTGGATTTTTCAGTATGGGTTTTTGGTTGTTAGTTGAATGTTAATTTTAGATAAAGAAGTGTTCAATGTTTTTATATCTGTTGGTATCGTTGGTTGTTTCATTTTTTTATAGCGGTCTACTATTTCTCAATGACTATTTATCGAGTAAATCAGAGTCTAATTTCTTGTCGCCAATTGTTATGTCGTTAGTAGGAGTTATGTTTTTGGTAATACCCATACATCTTGGGTTAAGCTTAAAAATGCATATCTTATGTATTTTGGTTGTAAATGTCGTTGGGTATGCTATATATCACCAATTTAGAATGCATAAAAAATAAGGCTCTGGTTCAAAAAGTATGCTACAAAGAAAACCGTTCGTGGCGAGCTTGAGAAACCTAACGGTTTTCCTACCCGCAGGCAGGCTCAGGGAGAACGGAAAACCTAGTTCAGCATACTTTTTAGACTACTACCAAAATATGGTTAAACGTGGAGCAATCAACATTATGGCTCCCAACCGTTCTGTTGCTAAAAAAATTGCAGGAAACAATCCCATCAGAGAATATCACGCTGGCCCTGGTTCAAGATATACCCATTATCATCCGAACCCAAGAAATGGCTCTCATATTTGGTACGGCAAACCAAGATAATTAAGACAATTAAAAGTTATGGGGATAGTTCAGCCCCATAATTAGTTATAACACCTAATTTTGGATCATATCTATGTCTCATATCTACCTAGTCATTTCCGATGATGAAATTAAAAAAATTACCCAAGAAAGATTTTTAAAATTTCACAGCATAGATAGCCATCAATCTGATAAATACGGTTATTATAGATATGATGAAAACCTTTGTCAGATAATACATGATGATATTTATTGCATTCATAACCAACTAATTGAACTTTTAGGTAATTACAGCAAACAATCTAAAAAATTATTTTTTGCAAAATTTCTTCTACTCAATAAAAACAATGAAGATGATATGTTTAATCTTTCTTTGGCAAAGATTGACAGATTTGATTTTATCCAACTGGAAACTTTAGATAATAATTCACATCTAAAATTAAACACCATTTATCAAATATCTTAGGGATTTAAAATGCGTAAAATCACTCTTTATTGTATATCATTACTAAGTTTATCAGCCCACACCAATCCCCCCTAACCGTCGAAGATCTATTGGCGGATAAAAACCGTTTAAATTTAACGTAAGCGCAGCTCATTTGGTGGGATAGGGGTAATGGGAGTTATAAAGTAGACTAATGATCTGTTATGAGACTGATAAAAATTTTTATATAAAAAATCAATACCAACGCTTGACAGATACAAATGTATTAGTTAGTATCAGAAGTGATAACCAACACCAAGATGATAATCTCTCACCATCATCATCTTAGCATGGTTATCGGCTATCAGTATCAGACTGATGGTTTTTTCACAACGTTAATAAGGAAAACATGTGAAAAAGTTCTCAATCCTAGCACTTACTGCCACTATCGCCACCGCCCCTGCCTTTGCAGAGACGACTTCTCATTATACCACACCGAGTGTAGAATTATCTACTCAACCAACCCAAGAAGCCGATTTATCTTTTGCTTTTAATGATACCCAAAACTTACAAGCTGTTGCTATGACAGATAGCCAGATGCAGGAGACGGAGGGGGCTTGGATTCCTAACGCTATTGGAGGATTGGCTGGCATGTATGGTGCAGGCTATGGTTATTTGGCTGGTGGTGGTGATAATCCCTATAAATTTATTGGTGCTGCCGCTCTGGGTGGAGCCCTTGGTTTTGCAAGTCCAGTAAACGGAGTTCGCTCAGGTCTAACTACATTCGGAACCGGCTTTGCTTCTACTTACGTCCCAACCAAATTTGGTGGAAAATACTGGTAGATCAGCATATAAACTAACTTTAAGGCATGCTGCATATCAGCCCCCATAATGCTGACGAATATGCTCACAGGTTTGCAGATCTGTGAGCATATGGAGGTTTTAAATGAATAATAGCCCTTGGTTTTATATCATTTATCCAATTTTTGTAATAATAGTTTCATTTGTTATAACAAAAACCAATTACCTAGAACTGATTATTCCAGATAATAAAAATATTGATAAGTTTTATACTGATATTTTAATTATAGGAGTGCTTATGATTACATTTAGAATAGTAACAAAAAAAATGTGGTGATGCTTATTGAAACCAAAGTCATACAGTCCTATGAATCCTCTTTTAATCTATTTTAAATTAATATTTATTATAGCATTTGTGTCATTCATTAGTTTACTTTTATCAGAAAACTGTACACACGGTCTTTTCTAAACTCAAAGAAGGTAAAATATTATGAAAAAATTGTCAATCCTAGCACTTACTGCCACTATCGTCACCGCCCCTGCTTTTGCAGAGACGACTACTTACCCCACACCAAGTGTAGAGTTATCTACCCAATTTAATGAAGCAACCGACCTATCTTTTGCTTTTGATGACACCCAAAACTTACAAGCTGTTGCCATGACTGATAGTCAGATGCAGGAGACGGAGGGGGCTTGGATTCCTTATGCGGTTGGAGGGGCAATAGGCGGTATTAGCTATGTATCGGGCTGTGCTTATACAAAGTGCACTGTGGCAGGTCTGGGCAAGTCTGTTGTTGGAGGTGCGTTGGTGCCTGTGCGTGGTGCTCAAGCCATATATGGCGCATCTAAAGTAGCATTTGCTGGAGGTACAATTAATGGTGTTGGAAACCGCAAAGGCTGGTGGTAACTTTGTTGAAAGGTAAAATCCTAAAGAAAGTTAGAAATTTGGTTAAGTACTTAACCAAATTTCACGCTTTTTTAGCTGTCTTAATTTTATTTTCTTATCGCCCCTGCGATGATGTTTTGGCTTCCAGTTTTTTATTGTCAATACTGTTGGTGTTTTTAATCAGCTCTTTTTTTATAAAAGGCTATTTTAAAAGCCCTATGTTTTTTACCATTCAGACGGAAAATTATATTGAAGATTTTTTACTGAATTATTCTTTGTTAATCGCTATTATTTTAACACCGCTTGTTAGATTAGTAGTCTTTAATGATAATAATGGATTGTGCTAATCTTTTAGAATTTGATTCAAAGGTAATGGTCTAAAAAGTATGCTGAACTAGGTTTTCCGTTAACCCTGAGCCTATCGAAGGGTAGGACAACCGTTATGGTTCGACAGGCTCACCACGAACGGTTTTCCTTGTAGCATACTTTTTGAACCAGAGCCGAAAGTAATTGTTTGTCATCTTATTTTAAAAAATATTGCTATATTTTTTATAAAATTATTGATTGACTTGTTAAGCTTAAATTAATTTTAGAATGTAGTCATGATTATTAAAATCAAACCGCTTAATGGTTGTGTTGTAGACACATCGTTTTTTGTAAATGGTCATTACTTGGCAAAAGACAAAAAAACAATGCTTTTGTTTGCGCTGCTACGGATTTGCTAAAATGTGAATTAAAATCCATTTTTGGCGATGTGCTTAATTTGACTTGGCATAAAGCGATAAAAGAAATAAAAAAGGGTACTGCATATTCTGAATATACATTGAAGCAAGAAAGTGTGTCTTTGTTAAAAGATATCCATAGGTATTATGGAGCTTTTGAACTGACTTTTTTTGAAGAAAGTAAAAAGACACTAATTTATCAATCAAAAGAATTAAACATTAAGGATATTGATATGAATTATCCCATAAAGATGAACAGTGCAATTAGGATAGTTTGAGATGATATTATGAGATTGAAACTTTTATTGCTAACTTTAACCACCTTACCACTCATCGCCCACGCCGATCTACCTCTCACAGTAGAAGATATCTTGGCGGATAAAAACCGCTTTAAATTGGATACCGAACTTAGCTATTTTAATCAACAAAAAACATCGGCGGCGGCACAAGGCTTTAACAGCGTAGACTTAGGCGGTGGAAGAACCATTTATTTGCCTAATATTGGCGAGAGCAATACCAATACCGATAGCCTAATTGCATCTTTTGGAATGCGTTATGGTGTGAGTGATAGACTAGAAATGGGTATTAAGACTAACGGTGTCTATCGCGATGACCGTCATCAAAATGGTGCGGATTTATCAAAGTCAAGCGATACAAGCCTAAATGATGTGAGCCTAGCCACCCAATACCAAGTCATCAAAAACCATAAAACCTTGCCTGATAGCTTGTTGTTTGGCGAATTATCACTTTATGACAACACACAAGGACTCAAAAATAAATCGGGCGGTTCGGCACTTGTGGGTTTGAGCGTTTATACTGTCAATGACCCGATTGTGCTAAGTCTTACAGGTACTTACCAACATCAAACAAAGCGTGAATTACAAAATGGCGGCCGTATTCATTTGGGCGATACAGCGACACTCAATGGCTCGGTGGGTTTTGCGGTTAATCCTGATATTACGCTGACAGGCGGTGTGAGTGTTCGCCACAAATGGGCGGACAAAAACGACTTTGGCAACATAGAAAACAACCAAACACAAACCGCTTTAAATCTTGGTTTGGCTTATGCACTAAGTGCAAGAAGTAACTTGACTGCTAATGTTCGCACACCAATTTCAGGAGCTAGCGGTAGTACGGTATCGGTTGGATTGACCACCAAGATTGGGGAGTTGCCACCGCCTTTATCTCAAAAATACCGCCAAGCCAACAATCAAAATATCCAATAATAATTTAATGGCTAAGATTGTAATCGTAATGAAAAAAGCTCTTTTATTTATAGTTGCTTTTAGCATAAATTTGGCTTATGCAGATTGGCATACACCCAAAACACTTAGCACAAAGACCACTTACACCGATATTAAAAATAGCAAAGTTACCAAGCAAGATGTGGATTATTCTTGCGGTGCATCATCGCTTTCTACCATTTTAACTTACTTTTACCAAACGCCTAAAACAGAACGGCAAATTTTGGACGATATGGCATTAGATGATGTGATGTCATCGTTTTTGGATTTGGCAAAGGTCAGCGAAAAATATGGTTTTACTGCTCGTGGTGTAATGATGGATTATGACACACTTGTCAAGCTTAAAATTCCTGCCATTGTTTATGTCAATCATAAGCGAAGTGACCATTTTAGTGTGGTGCGTGCCATTGATGAGTACAATGTTTATTTGGCAGACAGTAGCTGGGGCAATCGCACACTAACACGCCGTCAGTTTGAAAAGATGTGGCTTACCACAGACAACTACACCAGAGGCAAGGTGCTACTTATCTTGCCCACCACCAACACCCAAAAAAATCTTGCCGATACCACTTTTACTGCCATCGTTGATACCCAAAAACTACTCAGGCAAACACCTGCGTTATTTTGGCGGTTCTTGTAACTTGGGCTGATTTTTGATGTTTTTGGTATTTTTAGAGTTTATCATTACGCTTGTATTAGTATTTAAACCTAGCAAAATTTTTTTGCTATACCGCAGTTTTTGGACAAGTTTTCTAAAAAATTTCCCTTATTCACATTTTAAAACTCTTTGCAACTTGTTATGTTTTGTCAAATGGCGTAAACTATGCACAGTATGGTATTTTTTTATAAATTGGACAGTTTGATTGGCTTTTTAAGTGATGATTTAAAAAACCAATCAAGAAAACACCATTGACTGAGAGTGTTAAATTATGACAAAAAGTAGCAAAGATACGGTGGCTTATCAAAGCACCGAACTCACCGCAGATGGTGCAGCGTACATCGAGGCGTTGTACGAGGGCTATTTGGCGGATAAGGCAAGTGTGGGCATCGAGTGGCAAAAATACTTTGCCGATTATGAGCAAGCAGGCGATGCCCCGCACAACGCGATCAAAGAGCAGTATTTGCTACTTGCCCGCAACCAAACAAACGCCCGTCCTGATCAAGCCCAAGGCGGCAGCACTGACTGCAACCCTAAACAAATGGCAGTTCAGCAGTTGATCTCTGCTTATCGTCGTCGTGGTCATCGCAAAGCTCAGCTTGACCCATTGGCACTACAGCAGCGTGCACCTGTTGAAGATTTGACCTTGGCTTATCATGGTCTGTCTGAAGCAGATCTTGACACGACTTTCCCAACCAGCGATCTTGCCATCGGTAAATCTGAAGCAACCCTACGCGAGATTATTGAGATTCTAGAGCGTGTGTATTGTGGCAGTATTGGCTATGAATACATGCATGTATTCACAGCGACCGAGAAACGTTGGTTCGAAAATTACATCGAATCAAACCACGGTCATATCCGCTTCGATAAAGACAAAAAACTAGAAATCTTTGACCGTCTAACCGCTGCCGAAGGTCTGGAAAAATACCTTGCGCGTAAATATACCGGCGTGAAACGCTTCGGTCTAGAAGGTGGTGAAAGCTTCATTCCTGCTGTGCACGAGATGATTCAGCGTGTTGGTGGCTATGGCGCCAAAGAAGTCGTTATCGGCATGGCACACCGCGGTCGTCTGAACCTACTTGTGAACATCATGGGTAAGAACCCATCTGTACTGTTTGATGAATTTGACGGCAAGATCCAGCCTACCGTTGGTTCTGGTGATGTAAAATACCACAACGGTTTTAGCTCGAACGTCGTTACCAAGGGCGGTGAGCTGCACTTGGCATTGGCGTATAACCCATCGCATCTAGAGATCGTCTCTCCAGTGATGCTGGGCTCAGTGCGTGCGCGTCAAGCTCGTCGTTCTGAAGAATACGGCTATGACATTGATAACAGCACGGTGATGCCAATTGTGGTGCACGGTGATGCTGCGTTTGCTGGCCAAGGTGTTAACCAAGAAACTTTCCAAATGTCACAAACTCGTGCCTACAAGACAGGCGGCACGCTGCACGTTGTGATTAATAACCAAGTTGGCTTCACCACATCACGCCCAGAAGACGCGCGTTCTACTGAGTACTGTACTGACGTAGCGAAGATGGTTCACGCACCTGTTATCCATGTTAATGGTGACGATCCTGAAGCGGTGGTATTTGCCTCTCAGCTATTGGTAGATTATCGCCAAGAATTCGGTCGTGACATCGTGCTTGACATCGTCTGCTACCGCCGTAACGGTCATAACGAATCAGACGAGCCGTCAGCCACTCAGCCATTGATGTATCAAATCATCAAAAAACTACCAACCACTCGCACCAGATATGCTGAGCAGTTGGCAAAAGAAAATGTACTGACCAAAGAAGAGTCAGCACAAATCGAAGATAACTACCGTGTGGCACTTGATAACGGTCAAGATGTGGCTCAAGGTCTGGCGACAGAGCCTGATACCAGCCTATTCGTTGACTGGACGCCTTATGTGGGTCACAAGCTAGAAGACGACTGGGAAACTGGCGTTGACATCGAGAAGCTAAAATCTTATGGTCAAGCCATGGCAAAAGTGCCAGAAGGCTTTGAACTACAGCGTCAGGTCGCCAAAGTTCTAGAACAACGTCTTGCCATGCAGACAGGCGAAGAGCCATTGAACTGGGGCGCTGCTGAGACATTGGCATATGCATCACTGGTTGATGAAGGTCTGCTTGTGCGTATCACAGGTGAAGACGTGGGTCGTGGTACATTCTCGCACCGTCATTCTGAACTGTATAACCAAAAAGACGGTAGCATGTATATCCCGCTTCAGCACATCCGCGAAGGTCAAGCACGTTTTGCTACCTATAACTCGCTACTGTCAGAAGAGGCGGTACTTGCCTTTGAATACGGCTATGCGACCACAGTGCCAAATGCACTGATCGTATGGGAAGCACAGTTTGGCGATTTTGCTAACGGTGCTCAGGTTGTGATTGACCAGTTCATCGCAAGTGGTGAGACCAAGTGGCAGCGTCTGGCAGGCCTTACCATGCTATTGCCGCACGGCTTTGAAGGTCAAGGCCCTGAGCACTCATCAGCACGTCTAGAGCGTTATTTACAGCTGTGTGCTGAAGACAACATGCAAGTGATCACACCGACCACACCAGCACAGATCTTCCATGCGCTACGCCGTCAGGTTATCCGCCCTGCGCGTAAGCCATTGATCGTAATGTCGCCTAAGTCATTGCTTCGTCATCCGCTTGCGACATCGACGCTTGATGAGCTTGCAAATGGTAAGTTTGAAACTGTACTGCCAGAGATCGACGCATTGGACAACAGCAAAGTAACTCGCCTTGTGCTATGTGGTGGCAAGGTATACTACGAGCTTCTGGGTCAGCGCCGTAAACTGGGTCTAGATCACGTGGCGATCGTACGTATCGAGCAGCTATATCCGCTACCAGAAGCGCGCATCTTGGCAGAGTTCGCGAAGTATCCAAACCTAGCTGATGTCGTGTGGGCGCAAGAAGAGCCATTGAACCAAGGTGCTTGGTACTATCTATTGCCTGAGATGTATCGCATCATGGCGACTCAGTCAGCTAACTTGGCAGCGCCTGCAGCACGTCCTGCAGCGGCAGCACCTGCGACCGGCTCTCCGAAGATCCACAATGCTCAGCAGCAAGCACTAATCGCTGATGCGCTAGGCGTGACAGTAGAACAATTGCAATAATTCATCAGCCAAACTGACCAAAGGTGGTCGGTTTGGCATTATTTATGATTTTTATATTAAAATTTGACATAAACGTAGGAGTTTATCATGGCTGAAATTAAAGCCCCAGTATTCCCAGAATCGGTACAAGACGGCACCATCGTAGAATGGCACGTTGCCGAAGGCGAGCAAGTATCACGTGACCAACTGCTTGCAGAAATCGAGACCGATAAAGTTGTTCTAGAAGTTGTTGCACCTGATGATGGCGTTGTAACCAGCATTGTAAAAGGCGTAGATGACACCGTACTATCTGCTGAAGTTATCGCGAAATTCGAAGCGGGTGCAACTGCTGAACCTAAAGCAGGTAATGCAGAAGAACTGTCAAAAGAAGAAGCTGACAAAGGCACCACCATCGATCCTGCAAGCGTTGCTGCACCAGTACAGCCAAAAGGCGCTGAAGGTGATTTTAAAGATCAAAGCCCAGCCGTTCGTAAAGCTGCCAAAGAAACTGGCATCAATCCTGCTGATGTTCAAGGCTCAGGTCGTGGCGGTCGTGTGACTAAGTCTGACATGATCAACCCAACGCTAAAAACCACTTCTGGTAGCGTTATCGCGACTGCTGTTGGTGAGCGTGCTGAGACTCGCGTTCCGATGACTCGTCTACGTAAGCGTATCGCTGAGCGTCTATTGTCTGCTACTCAAGAAACCGCAATGCTAACCACGTTCAACGAAGTGAACATGAAGCCGCTCATGGACTTGCGTGCCAAATACAAAGACCAATTCGAAAAACGCCACGGCGTAAAATTGGGCTTCATGTCGCTGTTCGTTAAAGCAGCTACCGAAGCATTGAAGCGTTTCCCTGCGGTGAACGCTTCTATCGATGGCGATGACATCGTATATCACGGCTACTATGACGTGGGCGTGGCGGTGTCAAGCGACCGTGGTCTGGTTGTGCCTGTTCTACGTGACACTGACAGCATGGGTCTTGCCGATATCGAAGGCGGCATCCGTGACTATGCGGTTAAAGCGCGCGAAGGTAAATTGGCAATCGAAGAGATGACCGGTGGTACATTCACCATCACTAACGGTGGTGTGTTCGGTTCACTACTATCTACGCCAATCATCAACCCACCACAAACTGCCATCCTAGGCATGCACGCCATCAACGAACGCCCAATGGCGGTAAATGGCGAAGTGGTTATCCTACCAATGATGTACCTAGCTCTATCTTATGACCACCGTCTGATCGATGGTAAAGATGCGGTTCAATTCTTGGTAGCCATCAAAGAGTTGATTGAAGACCCAGCGCGTCTGATCTTAGATCTATAATAAAAGCAATGCCTATCGCAAGGTAGGCATTTTTCATTAAAAAAGAGAGAATAATCATGAAAACTTCATACGACTTAGTTGTAATCGGTGGTGGACCTGGTGGCTATGAAGCTGCCATCCGCGCTGCTCAGCTTGGCTTTAGCACCGCTTGTATCGAAAAACGCATCCACAAAGGCGAACCTGCACTTGGTGGTACTTGCCTAAACGTGGGCTGCATCCCATCAAAAGCACTGCTTGACAGCTCACACCGCTATGAAGCAACTCGTCATGAACTTGCCGAGCATGGCATCAGCACAGGCGATGTCAGCATCGAT
Proteins encoded:
- a CDS encoding C39 family peptidase; the protein is MAYADWHTPKTLSTKTTYTDIKNSKVTKQDVDYSCGASSLSTILTYFYQTPKTERQILDDMALDDVMSSFLDLAKVSEKYGFTARGVMMDYDTLVKLKIPAIVYVNHKRSDHFSVVRAIDEYNVYLADSSWGNRTLTRRQFEKMWLTTDNYTRGKVLLILPTTNTQKNLADTTFTAIVDTQKLLRQTPALFWRFL
- a CDS encoding transporter; translation: MRLKLLLLTLTTLPLIAHADLPLTVEDILADKNRFKLDTELSYFNQQKTSAAAQGFNSVDLGGGRTIYLPNIGESNTNTDSLIASFGMRYGVSDRLEMGIKTNGVYRDDRHQNGADLSKSSDTSLNDVSLATQYQVIKNHKTLPDSLLFGELSLYDNTQGLKNKSGGSALVGLSVYTVNDPIVLSLTGTYQHQTKRELQNGGRIHLGDTATLNGSVGFAVNPDITLTGGVSVRHKWADKNDFGNIENNQTQTALNLGLAYALSARSNLTANVRTPISGASGSTVSVGLTTKIGELPPPLSQKYRQANNQNIQ
- a CDS encoding 2-oxoglutarate dehydrogenase E1 component, with protein sequence MTKSSKDTVAYQSTELTADGAAYIEALYEGYLADKASVGIEWQKYFADYEQAGDAPHNAIKEQYLLLARNQTNARPDQAQGGSTDCNPKQMAVQQLISAYRRRGHRKAQLDPLALQQRAPVEDLTLAYHGLSEADLDTTFPTSDLAIGKSEATLREIIEILERVYCGSIGYEYMHVFTATEKRWFENYIESNHGHIRFDKDKKLEIFDRLTAAEGLEKYLARKYTGVKRFGLEGGESFIPAVHEMIQRVGGYGAKEVVIGMAHRGRLNLLVNIMGKNPSVLFDEFDGKIQPTVGSGDVKYHNGFSSNVVTKGGELHLALAYNPSHLEIVSPVMLGSVRARQARRSEEYGYDIDNSTVMPIVVHGDAAFAGQGVNQETFQMSQTRAYKTGGTLHVVINNQVGFTTSRPEDARSTEYCTDVAKMVHAPVIHVNGDDPEAVVFASQLLVDYRQEFGRDIVLDIVCYRRNGHNESDEPSATQPLMYQIIKKLPTTRTRYAEQLAKENVLTKEESAQIEDNYRVALDNGQDVAQGLATEPDTSLFVDWTPYVGHKLEDDWETGVDIEKLKSYGQAMAKVPEGFELQRQVAKVLEQRLAMQTGEEPLNWGAAETLAYASLVDEGLLVRITGEDVGRGTFSHRHSELYNQKDGSMYIPLQHIREGQARFATYNSLLSEEAVLAFEYGYATTVPNALIVWEAQFGDFANGAQVVIDQFIASGETKWQRLAGLTMLLPHGFEGQGPEHSSARLERYLQLCAEDNMQVITPTTPAQIFHALRRQVIRPARKPLIVMSPKSLLRHPLATSTLDELANGKFETVLPEIDALDNSKVTRLVLCGGKVYYELLGQRRKLGLDHVAIVRIEQLYPLPEARILAEFAKYPNLADVVWAQEEPLNQGAWYYLLPEMYRIMATQSANLAAPAARPAAAAPATGSPKIHNAQQQALIADALGVTVEQLQ
- the odhB gene encoding 2-oxoglutarate dehydrogenase complex dihydrolipoyllysine-residue succinyltransferase, translating into MAEIKAPVFPESVQDGTIVEWHVAEGEQVSRDQLLAEIETDKVVLEVVAPDDGVVTSIVKGVDDTVLSAEVIAKFEAGATAEPKAGNAEELSKEEADKGTTIDPASVAAPVQPKGAEGDFKDQSPAVRKAAKETGINPADVQGSGRGGRVTKSDMINPTLKTTSGSVIATAVGERAETRVPMTRLRKRIAERLLSATQETAMLTTFNEVNMKPLMDLRAKYKDQFEKRHGVKLGFMSLFVKAATEALKRFPAVNASIDGDDIVYHGYYDVGVAVSSDRGLVVPVLRDTDSMGLADIEGGIRDYAVKAREGKLAIEEMTGGTFTITNGGVFGSLLSTPIINPPQTAILGMHAINERPMAVNGEVVILPMMYLALSYDHRLIDGKDAVQFLVAIKELIEDPARLILDL